One Pseudomonas sp. AN-1 genomic region harbors:
- a CDS encoding Hachiman antiphage defense system protein HamA — translation MPWTSKHIKWLVDTGERLKTADGKNIEVWELQHQDDDDVLSEWAKHFRNHYCLDTEIDFLRGKRTRSDYLINIKFPSRTSKLGPGIRAGDFGEILISDFIQWLFGYWVPRVRWSSKVVRDESPKGSDVIGFRLHKKDGEASTNDSLFVFESKTKFSTSKINRLQDAINDSAKDHIRIDESLNFIKQKLFERRDIEAAQRIERFQNPVDMPYMETYGAAAIISDECFDAKELASADCRKIPKSSKSKEFLPHPNGDSLVLLVIKGPSMMDLVHELYRRAAIEA, via the coding sequence ATGCCTTGGACTTCTAAACACATTAAATGGCTCGTCGACACGGGCGAGCGACTGAAGACCGCCGACGGAAAAAATATCGAAGTCTGGGAGCTTCAACATCAGGACGACGACGATGTACTCTCCGAATGGGCGAAACACTTCAGAAATCATTATTGCCTGGACACTGAGATCGACTTCCTCCGAGGAAAACGCACTCGATCGGATTACCTTATCAATATAAAATTCCCAAGCAGAACATCCAAACTCGGTCCAGGAATCCGAGCGGGAGATTTTGGGGAAATCCTGATTTCTGACTTCATTCAATGGCTTTTCGGTTATTGGGTCCCCAGGGTTCGGTGGTCATCGAAGGTTGTTCGCGATGAGTCGCCCAAGGGCAGCGATGTCATTGGGTTCCGGCTTCACAAAAAAGACGGAGAAGCCTCCACCAATGACTCTTTATTTGTCTTTGAATCCAAGACAAAGTTCTCCACCTCCAAGATTAACCGCCTACAGGATGCAATCAACGATTCAGCCAAAGATCACATTCGAATAGATGAATCGCTGAACTTCATCAAGCAAAAGCTCTTTGAAAGAAGAGACATCGAGGCGGCCCAAAGGATCGAGAGATTTCAAAACCCCGTCGATATGCCTTATATGGAAACCTACGGCGCTGCGGCTATCATTTCTGATGAATGTTTCGACGCCAAAGAATTGGCTTCAGCAGACTGTAGAAAAATCCCCAAATCCTCAAAATCCAAAGAATTCCTCCCCCATCCTAATGGTGACAGCCTTGTCCTCTTGGTTATCAAAGGACCAAGTATGATGGACCTTGTTCACGAACTCTACAGGAGGGCTGCGATTGAGGCCTGA
- a CDS encoding DEAD/DEAH box helicase — translation MLEYRIPEEHHIKIVQDPAKLFTISIGLLGDLAAAINRDEITPDLLSKMKSNLAFSARFFDSYLQSKLNETLDPYLLLLGSASYYLCDSPGSALVLASKMNDHVGNLRINELYCPDLEGEGLEFLLLWLLQSDLSNYFSDTNSKFGRHIDHISYSVCRLFLTGESATLENEISQLREHAYSFGTPRQLLLCDAICAIIKKKIINSAWLCLPHYSDLPKSLWSSAIKKRSFIKELWPAQHLLGKASVLRGKSAIIQMPTSAGKTKSIEIILRSAFLADRTSLAIIIAPFRALCSEIKNSLSEAFHDELIKVNELSDALQTDFDIAELLGHQQILVVTPEKLAYVLRHAPELTTKVGLLIFDEGHQFDSGTRGITYELLLTSLRSMIPEGAQKVLISAVISNAEAVGEWLNGEPNVVKGTKLIPTFRSVGFVSWLDQLGRIEYVDSRDTEQNEFFVPRVIERFNLGRRGKEQNDRHFPEKDDG, via the coding sequence ATGCTCGAGTACCGTATTCCGGAAGAACACCACATCAAAATTGTGCAAGATCCGGCCAAGCTCTTCACTATCTCTATTGGCTTACTGGGGGACCTTGCTGCCGCCATCAACCGAGACGAGATAACCCCAGATTTGCTTTCGAAGATGAAGAGCAATCTGGCTTTCTCTGCACGCTTTTTCGACTCGTACCTCCAATCAAAGCTCAACGAGACTCTTGACCCATACCTTTTACTGCTAGGCTCAGCCTCCTACTACTTATGCGACTCACCAGGAAGCGCATTAGTCTTAGCAAGCAAGATGAATGACCATGTTGGAAATCTTCGAATTAATGAGCTTTACTGCCCTGACCTAGAGGGCGAAGGGCTCGAATTCCTATTGCTATGGCTACTGCAGTCAGATTTAAGCAACTACTTCTCAGATACAAACTCCAAATTTGGCAGGCATATCGACCACATCTCTTACAGCGTGTGCAGACTTTTTTTGACTGGAGAAAGCGCCACCTTAGAAAACGAAATAAGCCAATTAAGAGAGCACGCTTATTCTTTTGGAACTCCTAGGCAACTATTGCTTTGCGATGCAATATGCGCCATCATTAAAAAGAAAATCATTAATTCTGCATGGCTCTGCTTACCACATTACTCAGACTTACCAAAAAGCCTATGGAGCAGTGCAATCAAGAAGCGCTCATTCATCAAAGAACTCTGGCCTGCGCAACATCTACTGGGTAAAGCCAGCGTCCTTAGAGGAAAGTCCGCTATTATTCAAATGCCTACCAGCGCAGGCAAAACAAAATCAATAGAAATCATCCTTCGTAGCGCATTTCTTGCAGACCGTACGTCTCTGGCCATCATCATCGCCCCATTCCGTGCTCTTTGCAGCGAAATTAAAAACAGCCTTTCTGAAGCATTCCACGATGAACTCATCAAGGTTAATGAGTTGTCCGATGCTTTACAGACGGACTTCGATATCGCCGAACTCCTAGGCCATCAACAGATCTTGGTTGTGACTCCTGAGAAGCTGGCCTACGTCCTTCGGCATGCTCCAGAGCTGACTACCAAAGTTGGGCTACTGATCTTTGATGAAGGCCACCAGTTTGATAGTGGCACGCGGGGCATCACATACGAGCTGCTCCTAACATCGCTGCGCTCCATGATTCCCGAAGGTGCCCAGAAGGTGCTGATCTCAGCAGTCATCAGCAATGCCGAGGCTGTCGGAGAATGGCTTAACGGCGAGCCTAATGTCGTCAAAGGAACAAAACTTATTCCGACTTTCAGATCTGTCGGCTTCGTAAGCTGGCTTGATCAATTGGGGAGAATCGAGTACGTCGACAGCCGTGACACCGAACAAAACGAGTTTTTTGTTCCGAGGGTGATTGAGAGATTTAACCTCGGAAGAAGAGGTAAAGAGCAGAATGATCGGCACTTCCCAGAGAAAGACGACGGCTAG
- a CDS encoding helicase-related protein produces MKLAINGSVAIFCGKKSTATSICEKAVKLIERSIPLPLPQDFSDRNEVERLHYLHVKNLGVKASASMSAEHGILSHHGNTPHGIRLSVEHAMRENLVRFVVCTSTLAQGVNLPIRYLIVTSVYQGMERIKVRDFQNLIGRAGRAGMHTEGSILFADPIVYDKRRNRKDGWRWNIVKELLDPTKSEECVSSLFQLIPLIIRNDRTKSKDNKNHTLKWDILSFAKAHISGRDSLNENIGKIAKQYGGYGFTVDTIRPQFEFFSLTLSSIEGFLLSNWDAVDDDGLEEADITDLAKQTLAYSLADDEKREQIQELFKILAENISENIEDINHRKAFGKTLYGVNDAKEIEAWVQNNADGLIETQSADEILDLTWPLITRHTKNKPFNKFNNKEVLREIVQNWITGTPFHELFQISEKNTCKLGKGAKPRKVKIENIIDICEGGLAYDGALLVSALCEFIQTLDREGAGDLINRLQLFQKRLKYGLPTETSIALYELGFSDRVISQDLAASLNLAAAQKKDLVKALKRDRDGAEAVLAKYPSYFQKRMNEILG; encoded by the coding sequence ATGAAGTTAGCCATTAACGGCAGCGTCGCTATTTTTTGCGGCAAAAAATCCACAGCGACGAGCATCTGTGAAAAAGCAGTGAAGCTCATTGAACGCAGCATTCCTCTTCCGCTGCCACAAGATTTTTCAGACCGGAATGAGGTTGAGCGACTCCATTATCTCCATGTTAAAAATCTTGGAGTTAAAGCGTCTGCCTCAATGAGCGCCGAGCATGGCATACTCTCTCATCATGGCAACACGCCACATGGCATCCGCCTTTCAGTAGAACACGCTATGCGTGAAAACCTCGTGCGATTCGTTGTGTGTACTTCCACATTGGCACAGGGCGTAAATCTTCCTATTCGATACCTCATTGTGACCAGTGTCTACCAAGGCATGGAGCGCATCAAGGTTCGTGATTTCCAAAATCTCATTGGCCGTGCGGGGCGGGCCGGGATGCATACTGAGGGTAGCATTCTGTTTGCAGACCCGATTGTGTATGACAAACGACGCAATCGAAAGGATGGCTGGCGGTGGAATATAGTCAAGGAATTGCTTGACCCAACCAAATCAGAGGAATGTGTAAGCAGCCTCTTTCAACTGATCCCTCTGATTATCCGGAATGATCGAACCAAGTCAAAAGACAATAAAAATCACACATTAAAATGGGACATCCTGTCTTTTGCCAAAGCTCATATAAGCGGGCGGGATTCCCTGAATGAAAATATTGGCAAGATTGCTAAGCAATACGGTGGATACGGCTTCACGGTCGATACGATTAGACCCCAGTTCGAATTTTTCAGCCTAACTCTCTCTTCCATCGAAGGCTTTCTTCTATCCAACTGGGATGCTGTCGATGATGATGGACTGGAGGAAGCAGACATTACTGATCTCGCGAAACAGACCTTGGCGTATTCTTTAGCGGACGACGAGAAACGGGAGCAGATTCAAGAACTATTCAAGATTTTAGCTGAAAATATATCAGAAAACATAGAAGACATTAACCATCGAAAAGCCTTTGGCAAGACATTATATGGCGTGAACGATGCTAAAGAGATTGAGGCATGGGTACAAAATAATGCTGACGGACTTATTGAAACCCAGAGCGCAGACGAAATCCTCGACCTCACGTGGCCACTAATAACCAGACACACAAAAAACAAACCATTCAATAAATTCAACAATAAGGAAGTTCTGAGAGAAATTGTACAGAATTGGATTACCGGGACCCCATTCCATGAGCTTTTCCAAATCTCCGAAAAAAATACATGCAAGCTCGGCAAGGGCGCGAAGCCTAGAAAAGTCAAGATAGAAAACATCATTGACATCTGCGAGGGTGGACTTGCCTATGATGGAGCTCTTCTTGTGAGCGCATTATGTGAATTCATACAAACCCTTGATCGCGAAGGAGCAGGCGACCTGATCAATCGTCTACAGCTCTTTCAAAAGCGCCTTAAATATGGACTACCCACTGAAACCAGCATTGCACTTTATGAGCTTGGCTTTTCGGACAGAGTCATTTCTCAGGACCTCGCTGCGTCCTTGAACCTAGCAGCGGCTCAGAAAAAGGATCTCGTGAAGGCGCTGAAACGCGACCGAGACGGAGCCGAGGCGGTGTTGGCGAAATATCCAAGCTATTTCCAGAAACGAATGAATGAAATATTGGGTTAA
- a CDS encoding DUF262 domain-containing protein, which yields MEANSRPLMRIFEPTVCYQIPLFQRPYVWRREGNWQPLWDDVERLLGLALAGQRLRPHFLGAVVIEQVFDTTGWVQLRQVIDGQQRFTTLQLLLIALRDLCGSLGSARYFERFDSLVSNRAALVDRPEEICKLLPTNFDRRAYALVHQAGSPAALLAQLQETGEAVDLEQGIAGAYLYFHEQFADWLAQPVEERPCLELEDRLEALWAVVQKGLQFVVIELGEHDEAQVIFETLNARGTQLLPADLIKNFLFRRAQAEGDDIDLLYRTCWAQFDGEFWREEIRQGRDSRPRIDIFMRHFLTLAMRRDIRFVHLFDEYKHYVQYTDDWRSCLIGEATSAGEHLALLAGYAEHFREFASPESGSHLARFLKRLETLDTSAIYPLLLLCSRQLRPQQENEFESILDVLESFLFRRMICGLTSKNYNRPFLDLIRHLEVRGNISARAVEQFLLASEGEGARFPTDAELKRAILDHPLYQWWPQYRVRAVLEALDAALGNQESAAEAQPSAFAIEHILPQKWDEHWPLPKAVQKNPQGKQAFTEQRDRLKHTLGNLTLLAGSLNPALSRSPWEVKKAELLRYGQPGLSRELHALEDWAEREILARGEVLAEVACGVWPYPVGDV from the coding sequence ATGGAAGCCAACAGCCGTCCCCTGATGCGCATCTTCGAGCCCACCGTCTGCTACCAGATCCCGCTGTTCCAGCGCCCCTACGTGTGGCGGCGCGAGGGCAACTGGCAGCCGCTGTGGGATGACGTCGAGCGCCTGCTCGGCCTGGCGCTGGCCGGCCAGCGGCTGCGCCCGCACTTCCTCGGCGCGGTGGTGATCGAGCAGGTGTTCGACACCACCGGCTGGGTGCAGCTGCGCCAGGTCATTGACGGCCAGCAGCGCTTCACCACCCTGCAACTGCTGCTGATCGCCCTGCGCGATCTGTGCGGGAGCCTCGGCAGCGCGCGCTACTTCGAGCGCTTCGACTCGCTGGTCTCCAACCGCGCCGCGCTGGTCGACCGGCCGGAGGAGATCTGCAAGCTGCTGCCGACCAACTTCGACCGCCGCGCCTACGCCCTGGTGCACCAGGCCGGCAGCCCCGCGGCGCTGCTGGCGCAGCTGCAGGAAACCGGCGAGGCCGTCGACCTGGAGCAGGGCATCGCCGGCGCCTACCTGTACTTCCACGAACAGTTCGCCGACTGGCTGGCGCAGCCGGTCGAGGAACGCCCCTGCCTGGAGCTGGAGGACCGCCTCGAGGCGCTCTGGGCGGTGGTGCAGAAGGGCCTGCAGTTCGTGGTGATCGAACTCGGCGAGCACGACGAGGCCCAGGTGATCTTCGAGACCCTCAACGCCCGCGGCACCCAGCTGCTGCCGGCCGACCTGATCAAGAACTTCCTGTTCCGCCGCGCCCAGGCCGAGGGCGACGACATCGACCTGCTCTACCGCACCTGCTGGGCGCAGTTCGACGGCGAGTTCTGGCGCGAGGAAATCCGCCAGGGCCGCGACAGCCGGCCGCGCATCGACATCTTCATGCGCCATTTCCTGACCCTGGCCATGCGCCGGGACATCCGCTTCGTGCACCTGTTCGACGAGTACAAGCACTACGTGCAGTACACCGACGACTGGCGCTCCTGCCTGATCGGCGAGGCCACCAGCGCCGGCGAACACCTGGCGCTGCTCGCCGGCTACGCCGAGCACTTCCGCGAGTTCGCCAGCCCCGAATCGGGCTCGCACCTGGCGCGCTTCCTCAAGCGCCTGGAGACGCTCGACACCTCGGCGATTTATCCGCTGCTGCTCTTGTGCAGCCGGCAGCTGCGCCCGCAGCAGGAGAACGAGTTCGAGTCGATCCTCGACGTGCTCGAATCCTTCCTGTTCCGCCGCATGATCTGCGGCCTGACCAGCAAGAACTACAACCGCCCGTTCCTCGACCTGATCCGCCATCTGGAGGTCCGGGGCAACATCAGCGCCCGCGCCGTCGAGCAGTTCCTGCTGGCCAGCGAAGGCGAGGGCGCGCGCTTCCCCACCGATGCCGAACTCAAGCGGGCGATACTCGACCACCCGCTGTACCAGTGGTGGCCGCAGTACCGCGTGCGCGCCGTGCTGGAAGCCCTCGACGCCGCGCTCGGCAACCAAGAAAGCGCGGCGGAAGCCCAGCCATCCGCGTTTGCCATCGAACACATCCTGCCGCAGAAGTGGGACGAACACTGGCCGCTGCCGAAAGCCGTGCAGAAGAACCCGCAAGGCAAACAGGCCTTCACCGAACAACGCGACCGCCTCAAACACACCCTGGGCAACCTGACGCTGCTCGCCGGCAGCCTGAACCCGGCGCTGTCGCGCTCGCCGTGGGAGGTGAAGAAGGCGGAGCTGCTCAGGTACGGCCAGCCGGGGCTGAGCCGCGAGCTGCATGCGCTGGAGGACTGGGCGGAGCGGGAGATTCTGGCCAGGGGGGAGGTGCTGGCCGAGGTGGCTTGTGGGGTTTGGCCTTATCCGGTGGGGGATGTGTGA
- a CDS encoding DUF2790 domain-containing protein — protein sequence MKLLKSRSMQLCCAVAVLSAVSATSVVIAQSESDTPPPLMVMEGVKDVQTPEFKQYQYGMPLDISKVVKVEYFIPDKAKTYCGAIPAAMTYEDSKGEKRGLVYLYPETSGCTN from the coding sequence ATGAAGCTGTTGAAAAGTCGATCCATGCAGTTGTGCTGTGCCGTCGCCGTGCTCTCGGCCGTGTCCGCCACGTCCGTGGTCATCGCGCAAAGCGAAAGCGATACCCCGCCCCCGCTGATGGTGATGGAGGGCGTGAAGGACGTGCAGACCCCCGAGTTCAAGCAGTACCAGTACGGCATGCCGCTGGACATCTCCAAGGTGGTCAAGGTCGAGTACTTCATTCCAGACAAGGCCAAGACCTACTGCGGAGCCATTCCCGCGGCCATGACCTACGAGGACTCCAAGGGTGAAAAACGCGGCCTGGTCTACCTGTACCCGGAGACCTCCGGCTGCACCAACTAG
- a CDS encoding DMT family transporter — translation MTVYGIVLFAALLHASWNAIVKGGSDKLLTTVLVAGSAALLAGVALPFLDQPAAPSWPYIAASVLLQVVYYALLARAYQVADMSHAYPLMRGCAPLLVAVLGIYWLGEPLSGSAWLGIAIICGGILGMAGRGLAGSPGLGLALANAGVIAGYTLIDGVGVRLSGAPVAYGLWIFLLSGLALVAWALAQLHRRGALVRYLGGNWHYGLIGGFGTIASYSLALWAMTLAPVAVIAALRETSILFATAISGLILKERLSAVRIAAACVIALGAVTLRLP, via the coding sequence GTGACCGTCTACGGAATCGTCTTGTTCGCGGCCCTGCTGCACGCCTCCTGGAACGCCATCGTCAAGGGCGGCAGCGACAAGCTGCTCACCACCGTGCTGGTCGCCGGCTCGGCCGCGCTGCTCGCCGGCGTGGCGCTGCCGTTCCTCGACCAGCCGGCCGCGCCGAGCTGGCCGTACATCGCTGCGTCGGTGCTGCTCCAGGTGGTCTATTACGCCCTGCTGGCCAGGGCCTACCAGGTCGCCGACATGAGCCATGCCTACCCGCTGATGCGCGGCTGCGCGCCCCTGCTGGTCGCGGTCCTCGGCATCTACTGGCTGGGCGAGCCGCTGAGCGGCAGCGCCTGGCTGGGCATCGCGATCATCTGCGGCGGCATCCTCGGCATGGCCGGACGCGGGCTCGCCGGCAGCCCCGGGCTGGGACTCGCGCTGGCCAATGCCGGGGTGATCGCCGGCTATACCCTGATCGACGGCGTCGGCGTACGCCTGTCCGGGGCGCCGGTCGCGTATGGCCTGTGGATCTTCCTGCTCAGCGGCCTGGCGCTGGTCGCCTGGGCGCTGGCGCAGTTGCACAGGCGCGGGGCGCTGGTCCGCTACCTCGGCGGCAACTGGCACTACGGACTGATCGGCGGTTTCGGCACCATCGCCTCGTACAGCCTGGCGCTGTGGGCCATGACCCTGGCGCCGGTGGCGGTGATCGCCGCCCTGCGGGAAACCTCGATCCTGTTTGCCACGGCCATCTCGGGGCTGATCCTCAAGGAACGGCTGAGCGCGGTTCGCATCGCCGCCGCCTGCGTCATCGCGCTCGGCGCAGTGACCCTGCGGCTTCCTTGA
- a CDS encoding FadD3 family acyl-CoA ligase gives MTDIPLTTPAAEGVPPTIPALVFAAARRHAGLCALADGEVRIDYAELPERVLAVSRALIAEGIQPGDRVAVWGPNRYDWILAALGLHCAGATLVPINTRMKGNEAADILERSGTRLLFCVGQFLGVDYPAMLEPHRPDCLQRVVVLPCEAPSDHGDLSWQGFLAAGSAVDMDEAQARALTVRPDDLSDLLFTSGTTGKPKGVMSAHGQNLRAFAEYVQVIGLRPGDRYLIVNPFFHAFGYKAGWLTCLLGGATILPHPVFDAEAVFQRIERDRITVLPGPPTLYLSMLAHPKLAESDLSSLRIAVTGAATIPPVLVERMRRELGFAVVTTAYGLTECGGLATICDPADDAETVATTCGRALPGTEVRIVDGENHPLPPGEAGEVCLRGFHVMQGYFENPQATAETIDAEGWLHTGDVGTLDARGYLRITDRLKDMFIVGGFNCYPAEIEAGLLEHPAIAQVAVIGVPDERMGEVGCACVVLRPGQQLDEPGLIAWSRQRMANYKVPRLVRFFDALPVNASNKVVKAELRAAVG, from the coding sequence ATGACCGATATTCCGCTGACCACCCCGGCCGCCGAGGGCGTGCCGCCGACCATTCCCGCCCTGGTGTTCGCCGCCGCGCGCCGCCACGCCGGACTCTGCGCCCTGGCCGACGGCGAGGTGCGCATCGACTACGCCGAGCTGCCCGAGCGGGTGCTCGCGGTGAGTCGCGCGCTGATCGCCGAAGGCATCCAGCCCGGCGACCGCGTCGCCGTGTGGGGACCGAACCGCTACGACTGGATCCTCGCCGCGCTGGGCCTGCACTGCGCCGGCGCCACCCTGGTGCCGATCAACACGCGCATGAAGGGCAACGAGGCCGCCGACATCCTCGAACGCAGCGGCACCCGCCTGCTGTTCTGCGTCGGCCAGTTCCTCGGCGTCGACTACCCGGCGATGCTCGAACCCCACCGCCCGGACTGCCTGCAGCGCGTGGTGGTGCTGCCCTGCGAGGCGCCCTCCGACCATGGCGACCTGAGCTGGCAGGGCTTCCTTGCCGCAGGCTCAGCGGTCGACATGGACGAGGCCCAGGCGCGCGCCCTGACCGTGCGCCCGGACGACCTGTCCGACCTGCTGTTCACCTCCGGCACCACCGGCAAGCCCAAGGGCGTGATGAGTGCCCACGGCCAGAACCTGCGCGCCTTCGCCGAATACGTGCAGGTGATCGGCCTGCGCCCCGGCGACCGCTACCTGATCGTCAACCCGTTCTTCCACGCCTTCGGCTACAAGGCCGGCTGGCTGACCTGCCTGCTCGGCGGCGCGACCATCCTGCCGCACCCGGTGTTCGACGCCGAGGCGGTGTTCCAGCGCATCGAGCGCGACCGCATCACCGTGCTGCCCGGCCCGCCGACCCTGTACCTGTCGATGCTCGCCCACCCCAAGCTGGCCGAGTCCGACCTGTCCAGCCTGCGCATCGCCGTCACCGGCGCGGCGACCATCCCGCCGGTGCTGGTCGAGCGCATGCGCCGCGAGCTGGGCTTCGCGGTGGTCACCACCGCCTACGGGCTGACCGAGTGCGGCGGCCTGGCGACCATCTGCGACCCGGCCGACGACGCCGAGACCGTGGCCACCACCTGCGGCCGCGCGCTCCCGGGCACCGAGGTGCGCATCGTCGACGGCGAAAACCACCCGCTGCCGCCGGGCGAGGCGGGCGAGGTGTGCCTGCGCGGCTTCCACGTCATGCAGGGCTACTTCGAGAACCCGCAGGCCACCGCCGAGACCATCGACGCCGAGGGCTGGCTGCACACCGGCGACGTCGGCACCCTGGATGCGCGCGGCTACCTGCGCATCACCGACCGCCTCAAGGACATGTTCATCGTCGGCGGCTTCAACTGCTACCCGGCGGAGATCGAGGCTGGCCTGCTCGAACACCCGGCCATCGCCCAGGTCGCGGTGATCGGCGTGCCCGACGAGCGCATGGGCGAAGTCGGCTGCGCCTGCGTGGTGCTGCGCCCCGGCCAGCAGCTCGACGAGCCCGGGCTGATCGCCTGGTCGCGCCAGCGCATGGCCAACTACAAGGTGCCGCGCCTGGTGCGCTTCTTCGACGCGCTGCCGGTGAATGCGTCGAACAAGGTGGTGAAGGCCGAGCTGCGCGCCGCGGTGGGTTGA
- a CDS encoding ferredoxin--NADP reductase produces the protein MNSPEYISLRVAQVIEETADARSLVFEVPAELAGQFKYKPGQFLTLRIPHEGSWLPRCYSLSSTPLLDEPLRVTVKRVRDGRASNWLCDVPKAGDAIEVMAPAGVFVPRSLDGDFLLFGGGSGVTPVLSILRSVLHAGSGRVLLIYANRDEASVIFRDELKALAAAHPRRLQVIHWLDSVQGIPAVEQLAELARPFRHAEAFICGPGPFMDAAVTALHSLEVPSAKVHVERFVSLPGEGEQGEAVVSEAAVAAHLEVRLDGAEHALDCQPGETLLDAMRRAGVRAPHSCLVGACASCMCTVEQGEVELLRNEALDQQELNEGWTLACQAVATSAHVRVRFPD, from the coding sequence ATGAACAGTCCCGAATACATCTCCCTGCGCGTGGCGCAGGTCATCGAGGAAACCGCCGACGCCCGCTCGCTGGTGTTCGAGGTGCCGGCCGAACTGGCCGGCCAGTTCAAGTACAAGCCGGGCCAGTTCCTCACCCTGCGCATCCCCCACGAGGGCAGCTGGCTGCCGCGCTGCTACTCGCTGTCCAGCACGCCGCTGCTGGATGAGCCGCTGCGCGTCACCGTCAAGCGCGTGCGCGACGGCCGCGCTTCCAACTGGCTGTGCGACGTACCCAAGGCCGGCGATGCCATCGAGGTGATGGCGCCGGCCGGGGTGTTCGTGCCGCGCAGCCTGGACGGCGACTTCCTGCTGTTCGGCGGCGGCAGCGGCGTCACCCCGGTGCTGTCGATCCTGCGCTCGGTGCTGCACGCCGGCTCCGGCCGCGTGCTGCTGATCTACGCCAACCGCGACGAGGCCTCGGTGATCTTCCGCGACGAGCTGAAGGCACTGGCCGCCGCCCATCCTCGCCGCCTGCAGGTGATCCACTGGCTGGACTCGGTGCAGGGCATCCCCGCCGTCGAGCAGCTCGCCGAACTGGCGCGGCCGTTCAGGCACGCCGAGGCCTTCATCTGCGGCCCCGGCCCGTTCATGGACGCCGCGGTGACCGCGCTGCACAGCCTCGAGGTGCCCAGCGCCAAGGTGCACGTCGAGCGCTTCGTCTCGCTGCCCGGCGAGGGCGAGCAGGGCGAGGCCGTGGTCAGCGAGGCGGCGGTGGCCGCGCATCTTGAGGTACGCCTCGACGGCGCCGAGCACGCCCTCGACTGCCAACCCGGCGAGACCCTGCTCGACGCCATGCGCCGCGCCGGGGTGCGCGCGCCGCACTCCTGCCTGGTCGGCGCCTGCGCCTCGTGCATGTGCACGGTGGAGCAGGGCGAGGTCGAGCTGCTGCGCAACGAGGCTCTCGACCAGCAGGAACTGAACGAAGGCTGGACCCTGGCCTGCCAGGCCGTGGCCACCAGCGCGCACGTGCGCGTGCGCTTCCCCGACTGA
- a CDS encoding glucose 1-dehydrogenase, translating into MTGRVQDKIALVTGGASGIGRAIVQALVGEGARVLISDLNADAGQALAEELGQAASFVRHDAASEADWNAVAELIRERYGRLDVLVNNAGILLKGSIEEASLDDWHKLLRVNSDSAFLGCRMAVALMKDSGGGSIINVSSIAALAGRDDYAAYGASKGAVAALNRAVAAHCRRQKYRIRCNSLHPDGVLTPMTVASYPPGIDPAKFTIDSDPMNRMCLPEDVAAAALYLASDESRAINGMELRIDSGQFVMSI; encoded by the coding sequence ATGACAGGACGGGTACAGGACAAGATTGCCCTGGTCACCGGCGGCGCCAGCGGCATCGGCCGTGCCATCGTGCAGGCGCTGGTGGGCGAGGGCGCGCGGGTGCTGATCAGCGACCTCAATGCCGACGCCGGCCAGGCGCTGGCCGAGGAGCTTGGCCAGGCGGCCAGCTTCGTCCGCCACGACGCCGCCAGCGAGGCCGACTGGAACGCGGTCGCCGAACTGATCCGCGAGCGTTACGGCCGCCTCGACGTGCTGGTCAACAACGCCGGCATCCTGCTCAAGGGCAGCATCGAGGAAGCCAGCCTCGACGACTGGCACAAGCTGCTGCGCGTCAACTCCGACAGCGCCTTCCTCGGCTGCCGCATGGCCGTCGCGCTGATGAAGGACAGCGGCGGCGGCTCGATCATCAACGTCTCGTCCATCGCCGCCCTGGCCGGGCGCGACGACTATGCCGCCTACGGCGCCTCCAAGGGCGCGGTGGCCGCCCTCAACCGCGCCGTGGCGGCCCACTGCCGTCGGCAGAAGTACCGCATCCGCTGCAACTCGCTGCATCCCGACGGCGTGCTGACGCCGATGACCGTCGCCAGCTACCCGCCGGGCATCGACCCGGCGAAGTTCACCATCGACAGCGACCCGATGAACCGCATGTGCCTGCCCGAGGACGTCGCTGCCGCCGCCCTGTACCTGGCCAGCGACGAGTCGCGCGCCATCAACGGCATGGAACTGCGCATCGACAGCGGCCAGTTCGTCATGAGTATCTAG